The Rhodococcus antarcticus DNA segment GGGGGTGACGTCGCGGACGGGGCCCTCGGGCAGGTTGCGCTGCCGCTCGACGGGCTGCACCCGGGAGGCCGGGACCTGCAGCGTGCAATCGTCCATCGGGGCGTCCCCGGCCCGCAGGAACGTGTGGATCCCGAGGCCGAACGGCGCGCGGCCGGTGCCGGTGTTGGTCACCCTGTGGGTCGCGGTCAGTCCGTCGGGGCCCACCTCGTGGCGCACGACGTGGCGCAGCGGGAACGGCCAGCCCGGCTCGCCCCCGACCTCGACCGCCTGCTCGACGAAGGCCTCGCCGGCGTCCACGAGCTCCCAGTCCCGCGCGCGGACGAGGCCGTGGCTGGCGTTGTGCAGCTCGGGCTCGCTGAGCTCGAGCTGGTGGGCAGCGCCGTCGAAGGTGAAGCGGCCGTCGCGGGTGCGGTTGGGCCAGGGGAACAGGACCAGTCCCGCCGCGAGCGGGGGCTTCGTGCCCGGCGCCCAGGTCTCGGTCAGGGCGACCCCGCCGCGACGCAGCACCCGGAGCCCGGCCCCCGTGGCGCTGACGACGGCGTGGTACCCGGCGGCCGCGATCTCGTGCTCGCTCATGGAGATCATCATGCGGCACGGGGTGGTGCCGGTTCAGCAGCCCCAGGTCCGGTCGTAGCGGCACGCGGCTCCCCTCCCCGCGGGGGCGGGGGGCGCCGCGGGGGGGCTGAGCACGGGTGGACAGGGGGCGCGCGGGCGGGCTCAGTCCTGCACCCCGGAGGCCTGGCGGGCCCGGTAGGCGGCCACGGCCCCCCGGTTTCCGCAGGCCACGCTGCAGAAGCGCCGCGAGCGGTTGCGCGACAGGTCGAGGACCACGCCCGAGCAGGTCTCGTCGGCGCACACCCCCAGCCGGGACATCTCGTCGGCCCGGACCACGTCGACCATGGCCATCGCGGTCTCCACGACCACGCGGGCGGCCAGCGGCGCGTCGGTCGACACGGCGTGCAGGTGCCAGTCGAAGCGGTCGTGGCGCACCAGCTGCGGCAGGGCCCGGGCCTGCTCGAGGAGCCGGTTGCTGAGCTCGGCAGCGCGGTCGCGGTCGCTGGTCAGCAGCTCGTGCAGCACGGGCCGCAGGGTGCGCACGGACTCCAGCTCGGCGAGGTCACCGTCGTGGCGTCCGGTGAAGCCGTGCTCGTCGAACCACACGTCGAGCTCGGCCACCGTGCTCAGCGTGTCCGGCTCCAGCGCGCTGTTGGCCAGGAACACGGCTGACTGCAGCGACACCTCGGTGTCATGAGTGAAGACCATGTTGACACCTTACATCGGGCCCCGCTACCGTCACGACCCATGACCAGTCTTGCCCATGACACCGTGGCCGCCGCGCCCCGCTCCCGGCTGGCCGGCGGGCTCGGCCTCGCCGTCGTCTCCGCCGCGTCCTTCGGCGCGTCGGGCGCCCTGGCCCGGGGGTTGCTGGACACGGGGTGGAGCGCCGGTGCGGCCGTCGGCGTCCGGGTGGGCATCGCGGCGCTGGTGGTCGCCCCGTTCGGCGCGCTCGCCCTGCACGGCCGGTGGCACCTGCTGCGGCGCAACGCCGGGCTCGTCGTCCTCTACGGCCTCCTCGCCGTGGCCGGGGCCCAGTTCTGCTACTTCTCGGCCGTCTCCACGATGCAGGTGGGCCCGGCGCTGCTCATCGAGTACACGGCGCCGGCCGCGGTGGTGCTGTGGCTCTGGCTGCGCCAGGGGCAGCGCCCCGGGCCGGTGACGCTGGTCGGCGCGGCACTGGCCGCCGCGGGCCTGGTGCTGGTGCTCGACCTGCTCTCGGACACCGAGCTGAGCACCGCGGGCGTGCTGTGGGCCCTGGCCGCGATGGTGGGGGCGTCGGCGTACTTCCTCATCTCCGCCGACGAGAGCAACGGGCTGCCGCCGCTCGCCCTGGCCGGCGGCGGGCTGGTGGTGGGAGCGGTGGTGCTCGGTGGGCTCGGGCTGGTGGGCCTGCTGCCGATGACGGCCTCCACCCGCCCCACCACCTACGGCGGCACGAGCGTGCCGTGGTGGGTGCCGCTGCTCGCGCTCGGCGTGGTCACCGCCGCGCTGGCGTACACCACCGGCATCGCGGCCGGTCGACGCCTCGGCTCCCGGCTCGCGTCGTTCGTCGCGCTGCTCGAGGTGCTCGCGGGGGTGGGCTTCGCCTGGCTGCTGCTCGACGAGCTCCCGCGGCCGGTGCAGCTGGCCGGTGGGGTGCTCATCCTGGCCGGGGTGGTGGCCGTCAAGCTGGGCGAGCGCACCGTGGTGCGGGTGGAGCCGACCCCCGCCTGAAGACCGGGCCCGCCGGGGGTCAACCGCCCGCGCGCGACACCACCCGGTAGCGGACGAACGCGGGCATGGCCAGGGCGGCGACGACGACCCCGACGACCACGAGCACCCCGCCCCCCGCCGCGGCCGCCGTCGTGCCCACCAGCGCGGCGGACGCCCCGTGCGTGACGTCGCCCAGGCGGGGCCCTCCGGCGACCACCACGGTGAACACGCCCTGCAGCCGCCCGCGGACGTCGTCGTTGGCGGCCTGCAGCAGGATCGTCGAGCGGTACACCGCCGACACCGTGTCGGCCGCGCCGCCCACCGCGAGGAACGCCACCGCGAGCCACAGCACCCCGGCCCCGGCGGCCAGGCCGAAGCCGACCATGCACAGCCCCCAGACGGCGATCGCGACGACGACGGCCACCCCCTGGCGCGCCACCCCGGGCAGTCGTCCGGAGAACACGCCGCCGGCCAGCGCGCCGATCCCGATGCCCGCGAACAGCAGCCCGAGCACGGTGCCGCCGTCCTCCGGCGCCCCGAAGCTCTGCACCGCCATCTCCGGGAACAGCGCCCGGGGCATGCCCGCGACCATGGCGATGACGTCGACGACGAACGAGGCGAGCAGCACCGTGTGACCGGCCAGGTAGCGGAACCCGTCCAGCACCTCCCGCAGGCCGGCCTTGCGCCCGAGCACCGTCGGGGGCAGGGCCGGCAGCCGCAGCACCGCGTGCAGCGTGGCCAGCAGGAGCACGGTGTCCACCAGGTAGAGGGTCGACAGGCTGGTGAAGCCGAGCGCGACCCCGGCCAGCACGGGCCCCACGATGGCGCCGAGCTGGAACACGCTCATGTTCAGCGCGTTCGCCGCGGCGACCTGGTCGAAGGGCAGCAGCCGCGGGATGATCGCGCTGCGGGTGGGCTGGTTGATGCCGAAGAAGGCCGTCTGCACCGCCAGCAGCACCAGCACCAGCCACACGTTGTCCACCCCCGCGACGGCCTGCGCCCAGAACGCCAGCGAGGTCACCCCGATGCCGACCGTGCTGACGAGCAGCAGCGTGCGGCGGTCGACCGCGTCGGCCAGCGCACCGCCCCACAGCCCGAACACGATGAGCGGCACCAGGGCGAAGACGCCCGTCAGGCCGACGTAGGCGGAGGAGCGGGTCAGGGAGTACACCTGCAGCGGCACCGCGACCACGGTGAGCTGCGCCCCGATGACGGTGACGATCCCGGCCACCCAGAGCCGGCGGTAGGCCGGCGTCTGCAGGGGGGTGGTGTCGGCCAGCAGGGAGCGCAGGTGCCTCATGGTTGCCGTCGGGCGCGGAGCCCGCTCATGGTTGCCGTCGGGCGCGGAGCCCGCTCATGGTTGCAGGCGTTCGAGCACCCACTCGCGCGTCGCCGGGTTCAGGCGGAAGCGGAGCCGGTCGTGCATCCGGTTGTCCCGGCCCTGCCAGAACTCCACCGACTGCGGACGGATGCGGGTGCCACCCCAGTGCGCCGGCACCGGGATCAGCTCCACGTCGGCGTAGCGGCGGGTGACGAGGTCGAGGGCGTCGTCCAGCGCCTGGCGGGAGGACACGGTGGAGGACTGCGCCGAGGCCCACGCGCCGAGCTGGCTGCCCCGCGGACGGCCGGCCCAGTAGGCGGCGGTCTCCTCCGTCGACGTCCGCTCGGTGGCCCCGCGCACGTGCACCTGCCGCTGCATCGCCACCCACGGGAAGGTGGCGCTGGCGTAGCGGGTGTCGCGCAGGTCGTGCGCCTTGGCCGAGGTGTGGTTGGAGTAGAAGACGATCCCGCGGGCGTCGAGGCCCTTGCAGAGCACCGTCCGGCTGGACGCGCGGCCGGCGGTGTCGGAGGTGGCCAGCACCATCGCGTTCGGCTCGACCGTGCCGGCGGCGGTGGCCTCGGTGAGCCAGCGCGCCAGCTGCTCGTGCCAGGTGGCAGCGACCGTCGACTCGTCCAGGTGGCCCGCCCGGTAGGCCACCCGCATGGACGCGAGGTCCGGGGCTCGCTGGGCGTCCTCGCCTGTCCCCTGCTGCGTTCCGGCCACGCCAGGAGGCTACCCGCGAGCGGCCGTGGTGCTCGCGGGGCGGCCGGCCACGTTGCACAGGCGTGCACGCCCGGTGCAGGCTGACCCCGAACGTGCAGCGCAGCACGGGTGACGACGACCTCCACCCCTCGCGGCTGCGCGCGCACGACCAGCGCGGAGACACCCGTGCTGCGCGCCGACGAGGAGGACCTGAGCACCGTGGCACCAGTAGAGGTACCGGCCGACTTCGTGTCGGGTCTGGAGGGCGTCCTCGCCTTCACCACCGAGATCGCCGAGCCCGACAAGGACGGCGGCGCCCTGCGCTACCGCGGGGTGAACATCGAGGACCTCGTGGGCAACGGGGTGACCTTCGGCAACGTGTGGGCCCTGCTCGTCGACGGGAAGTTCGGCCCCGGCCTGCCGCCGGCGGAGCCGTTCCCCCTGCCCATCCACACCGGTGACGTCCGGGTGGACGTGCAGGCCGGGCTGGCCATGCTCGCCCCGATCTGGGGCTACCAGCCGCTGCTGGACATCGACGACGCCACGGCGCGCGAGCAGCTCGCCCGTGCCTCGGTGATGGCGCTGTCCTACGTCGCGCAGTCGGCCCGTGGCATCCACCAGCCCGCCGTGCCGCAGAGGCGCATCGACGAGTGCACCTCGATCACCGAGCGCTTCATGACGCGCTGGCAGGGCGACCCCGACCCCCGCCACGTCGAGGCGATCGACGCCTACTGGGTCTCCGCCGCCGAGCACGGCATGAACGCCTCCACCTTCACCGCCCGGGTCATCGCCTCCACGGGGGCCGACGTCGCGGCGGCCATGTCCGGTGCGATCGGCGCGATGAGCGGTCCGCTGCACGGCGGGGCCCCGGCCCGGGTGCTGCCGATGATCACCGAGACCGAGTCCTCCGGCGATCCCGCCGGGCTGGTCAAGG contains these protein-coding regions:
- a CDS encoding EamA family transporter; the protein is MTSLAHDTVAAAPRSRLAGGLGLAVVSAASFGASGALARGLLDTGWSAGAAVGVRVGIAALVVAPFGALALHGRWHLLRRNAGLVVLYGLLAVAGAQFCYFSAVSTMQVGPALLIEYTAPAAVVLWLWLRQGQRPGPVTLVGAALAAAGLVLVLDLLSDTELSTAGVLWALAAMVGASAYFLISADESNGLPPLALAGGGLVVGAVVLGGLGLVGLLPMTASTRPTTYGGTSVPWWVPLLALGVVTAALAYTTGIAAGRRLGSRLASFVALLEVLAGVGFAWLLLDELPRPVQLAGGVLILAGVVAVKLGERTVVRVEPTPA
- a CDS encoding citrate synthase 2, which translates into the protein MAPVEVPADFVSGLEGVLAFTTEIAEPDKDGGALRYRGVNIEDLVGNGVTFGNVWALLVDGKFGPGLPPAEPFPLPIHTGDVRVDVQAGLAMLAPIWGYQPLLDIDDATAREQLARASVMALSYVAQSARGIHQPAVPQRRIDECTSITERFMTRWQGDPDPRHVEAIDAYWVSAAEHGMNASTFTARVIASTGADVAAAMSGAIGAMSGPLHGGAPARVLPMITETESSGDPAGLVKGILDRKEKLMGFGHRVYRAEDPRARVLRAKCKELDAPRYEAAAALEQAALTELRTRRPDHPIETNVEFWAAVILDFAEVPAHMMPAMFTSGRTAGWAAHIMEQKRLGKLVRPAALYVGPDPRKAEDVEGWADITHA
- a CDS encoding aldose 1-epimerase family protein; amino-acid sequence: MISMSEHEIAAAGYHAVVSATGAGLRVLRRGGVALTETWAPGTKPPLAAGLVLFPWPNRTRDGRFTFDGAAHQLELSEPELHNASHGLVRARDWELVDAGEAFVEQAVEVGGEPGWPFPLRHVVRHEVGPDGLTATHRVTNTGTGRAPFGLGIHTFLRAGDAPMDDCTLQVPASRVQPVERQRNLPEGPVRDVTPEEDLREPRGLDGLWFDTPFTGLAREGDGRARCWLRAPDGTSACLWTSAELGWVQVFTADPRNDKAYPGRGRALAVEPMSCPPDALASGDDLVVLEAGASWTAQWGISGVLPS
- the pdxH gene encoding pyridoxamine 5'-phosphate oxidase, with the protein product MRVAYRAGHLDESTVAATWHEQLARWLTEATAAGTVEPNAMVLATSDTAGRASSRTVLCKGLDARGIVFYSNHTSAKAHDLRDTRYASATFPWVAMQRQVHVRGATERTSTEETAAYWAGRPRGSQLGAWASAQSSTVSSRQALDDALDLVTRRYADVELIPVPAHWGGTRIRPQSVEFWQGRDNRMHDRLRFRLNPATREWVLERLQP
- a CDS encoding MFS transporter yields the protein MRHLRSLLADTTPLQTPAYRRLWVAGIVTVIGAQLTVVAVPLQVYSLTRSSAYVGLTGVFALVPLIVFGLWGGALADAVDRRTLLLVSTVGIGVTSLAFWAQAVAGVDNVWLVLVLLAVQTAFFGINQPTRSAIIPRLLPFDQVAAANALNMSVFQLGAIVGPVLAGVALGFTSLSTLYLVDTVLLLATLHAVLRLPALPPTVLGRKAGLREVLDGFRYLAGHTVLLASFVVDVIAMVAGMPRALFPEMAVQSFGAPEDGGTVLGLLFAGIGIGALAGGVFSGRLPGVARQGVAVVVAIAVWGLCMVGFGLAAGAGVLWLAVAFLAVGGAADTVSAVYRSTILLQAANDDVRGRLQGVFTVVVAGGPRLGDVTHGASAALVGTTAAAAGGGVLVVVGVVVAALAMPAFVRYRVVSRAGG
- a CDS encoding CGNR zinc finger domain-containing protein; translation: MVFTHDTEVSLQSAVFLANSALEPDTLSTVAELDVWFDEHGFTGRHDGDLAELESVRTLRPVLHELLTSDRDRAAELSNRLLEQARALPQLVRHDRFDWHLHAVSTDAPLAARVVVETAMAMVDVVRADEMSRLGVCADETCSGVVLDLSRNRSRRFCSVACGNRGAVAAYRARQASGVQD